A window of the Bacteroidota bacterium genome harbors these coding sequences:
- a CDS encoding histidine kinase, with protein sequence MSSTPAQKRRTRFEFRHITIVFVMLILAQLVISFFHKATLKSYLIRYEEANHRTYARQLVNISQNMLATWHLPGPGASASAPAPSIRDFFFPDSGRYPDIRVTVLLPDSGGTCLVVEDSLQLVRLMTKQTDGESSFRRITLPGWIRDSLQTRPPSSPVYDPGTPGRLAVYAPVSIPGREGCLLMMTMSPGLSPFTREIISSYDESTIIYLSFILLGILAMYYIASYTAVERDEAQEQLVKEHEQLIKEQVVHEKESLFTRRIYHTHHKAEKVMGFIKDDLRSIRPENIDEIKARVIKYSNFISRVIYDMKWYDTPVQTIRNPIFQTDMNELIRFIVQHIFQRTSTVNSNYTFELDLDPQFPRLTVNEFVLWEILEPIIQNAIEHSGESKILIRIQTRWTKPDGPGRLVISDNGRGISPDLLAIGEGGVKKLFLENASTKQSVGKNSGYGCFIAWHLATSGCGWHIDATNNPDGGARFTLDIPHA encoded by the coding sequence ATGAGTTCTACTCCCGCACAAAAACGACGAACCCGGTTCGAGTTCAGACACATCACCATTGTGTTTGTGATGCTGATTCTGGCCCAGCTGGTGATATCCTTTTTCCATAAAGCCACCCTGAAATCCTATCTGATCCGGTATGAAGAGGCGAATCACCGCACCTATGCGCGCCAGTTGGTGAATATCAGCCAGAACATGCTGGCCACCTGGCATCTGCCCGGTCCCGGTGCATCTGCTTCGGCACCGGCCCCCTCCATCCGCGACTTTTTCTTCCCCGATTCCGGAAGGTACCCCGATATCCGCGTCACGGTTCTGCTTCCCGATTCAGGCGGCACCTGCCTGGTGGTGGAGGATAGTCTTCAGTTGGTCAGACTGATGACGAAGCAAACAGATGGTGAATCATCGTTCCGCCGGATAACCCTTCCCGGCTGGATCCGCGATTCGCTTCAGACCCGTCCGCCCTCCAGCCCGGTATACGATCCCGGCACTCCGGGCAGGCTGGCTGTTTATGCCCCGGTATCCATTCCCGGCCGTGAAGGCTGCCTGCTGATGATGACCATGTCGCCCGGTCTGTCACCGTTCACACGCGAGATCATTTCCAGCTACGATGAATCCACTATTATTTATCTGTCCTTCATTCTTCTGGGTATTCTGGCCATGTACTACATCGCTTCCTACACCGCGGTTGAGCGTGATGAGGCTCAGGAACAACTGGTGAAGGAACATGAACAGCTGATCAAGGAGCAGGTGGTGCATGAAAAGGAATCTCTTTTCACCCGCCGCATCTATCACACCCACCACAAGGCCGAAAAGGTCATGGGATTTATCAAGGATGATTTGCGGTCCATCCGCCCCGAAAACATCGATGAAATCAAAGCACGGGTCATCAAGTATTCCAACTTCATTTCCCGGGTGATTTATGACATGAAGTGGTACGATACCCCCGTTCAGACCATCCGGAATCCGATCTTCCAGACGGATATGAATGAACTGATCCGGTTCATTGTGCAGCACATTTTTCAGCGGACATCCACAGTGAATTCCAATTACACATTCGAACTGGATCTCGATCCGCAATTCCCCCGGCTCACGGTAAATGAGTTTGTCCTGTGGGAGATTCTGGAACCGATTATTCAGAATGCCATCGAACACTCGGGCGAGTCAAAAATCCTCATCCGCATTCAGACCCGGTGGACGAAACCCGATGGTCCCGGCCGGCTGGTCATTTCGGATAACGGACGCGGCATCAGTCCCGATTTGCTTGCCATCGGTGAAGGCGGCGTGAAAAAACTGTTTCTGGAAAATGCCTCCACCAAACAATCGGTAGGTAAAAACAGCGGTTACGGCTGTTTCATCGCCTGGCATCTGGCAACCTCGGGTTGCGGCTGGCACATCGATGCCACCAATAACCCCGATGGCGGCGCCCGGTTCACTCTCGACATCCCCCACGCATAA